One window of the Zea mays cultivar B73 chromosome 3, Zm-B73-REFERENCE-NAM-5.0, whole genome shotgun sequence genome contains the following:
- the LOC107403152 gene encoding uncharacterized protein LOC107403152, translated as MSQDAAWAQAEREQRRPSTEPIGIPAISGAARVAERETNQLADDGDGEAVPPHVLLARRRAASSVCSGQGRTLKGRDLRRVRDSVLRMTGFIES; from the coding sequence ATGTCGCAGGACGCGGCGTGGGCGCAGGCCGAGCGGGAGCAGCGCCGGCCGTCCACGGAGCCCATCGGGATCCCGGCCATCTCGGGGGCGGCGCGGGTCGCCGAGCGGGAGACGAACCAGCTGGCagacgacggcgacggcgaggCGGTGCCCCCGCACGTGCTGCTGGCGCGGCGCAGGGCGGCGTCCTCGGTGTGCTCCGGCCAGGGCCGCACGCTCAAGGGCCGCGACCTGCGCCGCGTGCGCGACTCCGTCCTGCGGATGACCGGCTTCATCGAGAgctag
- the LOC103651247 gene encoding uncharacterized protein, whose amino-acid sequence MALQRLVQAAVWFLGENANYAASEYAWESATPPGTALMKLDADKMVAAASSRNPTLASALTRLQRCAFSGSWEIRIAAVQALTTIAIRSGEPYRLQIYEFLHALALGGVQSNFSELQLSNGENQGASGTGLGSLISPMLKELRS is encoded by the exons ATGGCACTCCAAAGATTAGTTCAAGCTGCT GTTTGGTTTCTAGGAGAAAATGCTAATTATGCTGCATCTGAGTATGCCTGGGAGTCTGCAACACCACCCGGTACTGCATTAATGAAGCTAGATGCTGATAAAATGGTTGCTGCTGCAAGTTCCCGTAATCCTACACTTGCTAGCGCTCTGACAAGGCTTCAAAGGTGTGCATTTAGTGGAAGCTGGGAG ATCCGCATTGCTGCTGTACAAGCCCTAACTACCATTGCAATAAGGTCTGGTGAACCTTATAGACTGCAGATATATGAATTTCTTCATGCTTTGGCTCTTGGAGGTGTGCAGTCAAACTTTTCAGAATTGCAGCTAAGTAATGGGGAAAATCAAGGTGCCAGTGGTACTGGTCTTGGATCTTTAATAAGCCCAATGCTTAAGGAGTTAAGGTCCTAG